Proteins encoded together in one Micromonospora kangleipakensis window:
- a CDS encoding DUF2243 domain-containing protein, with amino-acid sequence MTRHTLDGADILVPATILGVGLGGFVDGILLHQVLQWHHMLSSTDTDHVGIRAYPVDTVPGLRMNTLWDGLFHVVTWVAVLAGLALLYSRVTRSRGRLWRSPVLWGWALVGWGLFNLVEGIVDHQLLGIHHVRGGPHQTAWDLGFLALGAALVAVGWLIQRSAGTVDVCAPDRR; translated from the coding sequence ATGACCCGACACACCCTCGACGGAGCGGACATCCTGGTCCCCGCGACGATCCTCGGAGTCGGGCTCGGTGGCTTCGTCGACGGCATCCTGCTGCACCAGGTCCTCCAGTGGCACCACATGCTGAGCAGCACCGACACCGACCACGTCGGGATCCGGGCGTACCCGGTGGACACCGTGCCGGGGCTGCGGATGAACACCCTGTGGGACGGACTGTTCCACGTGGTGACCTGGGTCGCGGTGCTGGCCGGGTTGGCGCTGCTCTATTCCCGGGTGACCCGGTCCCGGGGCCGGCTCTGGCGCTCCCCCGTGCTCTGGGGCTGGGCGCTGGTGGGCTGGGGACTGTTCAACCTGGTCGAGGGGATCGTCGACCACCAGCTGCTCGGCATCCACCACGTCCGCGGCGGACCGCACCAGACCGCCTGGGACCTCGGCTTCCTCGCCCTCGGGGCGGCCCTCGTCGCGGTCGGCTGGCTGATCCAGCGGAGCGCCGGCACGGTCGACGTCTGCGCGCCGGACCGGCGGTGA